From Mytilus edulis chromosome 9, xbMytEdul2.2, whole genome shotgun sequence, the proteins below share one genomic window:
- the LOC139489376 gene encoding polycystin-2-like, which produces MDHEGYTMDYDDGAMAIRCLFLIKLSLLSPRLLNVTSSASLFTWIDETLIPFLFPRYHTNGDQLKVNRRLYVHDQVNFRVGPMRLRQLRAVQEPCRTQLWDNFTCYDEYSISGEENGNYCVAWESRPCVRGQAVYNMTYAAWNFVSSADIWGLPVTGLHSTYGGGGYIAEFIVNYNISRLVLNDLYKYTWIDRKTRAIFTEFTLYNVDDNVFVFISFLTEFPETGGVIASTLIKPFRPYQHVGSLGLFIFICEIIVLIGIIVFSVHKFIWFRRYGKKMWKELWHVLDILIIMLFFVATIMYIGRWIMINKAMKEWENHKNKFVNFSHIASWDELFNIFLAFIIFLTTFRIMRVLSYNERINQFGKVLAQVSRDLCGCFVMFVMVYVAFVTFGHLIFGRHLETYKNLFVSSTTLVNAIIGKNSIKDLFSVEPVLGRAYYFFFVLFLLWILMTMMNATLNVGITIVRKKPVRSTYGIINIVASFWREAVGHFIASNNTTTKDRLKLSRNYISKKKFTKTIVVTRQDETQQVDMVKPTENLPKKKKRARRIYQ; this is translated from the exons atggatcacgaaggctacacgatggattacgatgatggtgcgatggccatacgatgtctatttcttataaaacttagtttattatcccctcgtcTACTaaat GTTACAAGTTCAGCTAGCTTATTTACATGGATCGACGAGACTCTTATTCCGTTTCTGTTTCCACGGTACCATACCAATGGAGATCAACTGAAAGTCAATAGAAGATTATATGTACATGACCAAGTTAACTTTCGTGTTGGTCCAATGAGACTAAGACAACTAAGAGCAGTTCAAG AGCCATGTAGGACACAGTTATGGGATAACTTTACCTGTTATGATGAGTATTCTATTTCCGGAGAGGAGAATGGGAACTATTGTGTAGCCTGGGAGTCTCGACCCTGCGTCAGAGGTCAAGCTGTTTATAATATGACATATGCTGCCTGGAATTTTGTGTCGTCTGCTGATATTTGGGGACTTCCGGTCACAGGATTACATTCTACCTATGGCGGGGGTGGATACATAGCAGAATTCATTGTCAACTACAACATATCACGTCTAGTTCTCAATGATTTGTATAAATACACATGGATAGATCGTAAAACGAGAGCCATATTTACAGAATTCACCTTGTACAACGTAGatgataatgtttttgttttcatttcgttTTTGACAGAATTTCCGGAAACAGGTGGGGTCATTGCAAGTACATTAATCAAACCGTTTCGACCTTACCAACATGTCGGAAGTCTTggtttgtttatctttatttgtgAAATTATTGTACTGATTGGAATAATTGTATTTTCTGTTCATAAATTTATTTGGTTTCGGAGATACGGTAAGAAGATGTGGAAAGAATTATGGCATGTTCTTGACATATTAATCATAATGTTATTCTTTGTTGCTACCATAATGTATATTGGAAGATGGATAATGATTAATAAGGCAATGAAAGAATGGGAAAATCATAAGAATAAATTCGTCAACTTTAGTCATATTGCGTCATGGGACGAACTGTTTAACATTTTCTTGGCATTTATTATATTTCTAACAACATTTCGAATCATGCGAGTTCTCAGCTACAATGAAAGAATAAACCAATTTGGCAAGGTACTTGCTCAGGTGAGCCGTGATCTTTGTGGatgttttgtaatgtttgttATGGTGTACGTAGCGTTTGTAACTTTTGGACATTTAATTTTTGGCAGGCATCTAGAAACATACAAAAACTTATTTGTGTCATCAACGACATTGGTTAACGCTATTATCGGTAAAAACAGCATCAAAGATCTGTTTTCTGTGGAGCCTGTTCTGGGAAGAGCCTATTACttcttctttgttttgtttttgttgtggaTTTTAATGACGATGATGAATGCAACATTAAACGTAGGTATTACAATAGTTAGGAAAAAGCCGGTGCGGTCCACATACGGCATCATTAACATTGTAGCAAGCTTCTGGAGAGAGGCTGTTGGTCATTTTATTGCATCAAATAATACCACAACAAAAGACAGGCTGAAGTTATCACgtaattatatatcaaaaaagaaatttacaaaGACAATAGTAGTAACACGTCAGGATGAGACACAACAGGTCGATATGGTTAAACCTACAGAAAACCTACCGAAAAAGAAAAAACGAGCAAGACGTATTTATCAGTAA